The following proteins are co-located in the Trichormus variabilis 0441 genome:
- a CDS encoding inorganic phosphate transporter, whose translation MEISLTLPIVALLAFYVAWNLGANDVANAMGTSVGSKAISLKQAIIIAGVLEFTGAVLFGHEVTETLATKVANPNLFADTPQVLVIGMMTVLISCGVWLQIATSRGLPVSSSHAVVGAIAGFSWVALGVNAIDWSSIGLITIGWIFTPVISGAIAALFYSQIKHWILEQPNQISQLKEWIPWLSAVLLGVFGVIVLPSLTQPLTNFFVNQFGVNIPPHDIPLITGAFAAVALTLISWRQLEEAGGRGQGVWEAGGRGQGAGGELTAGFLLSPQSPIPSTQSPIPNPQSPAPNPIESIFARFQVLSACFVAFAHGSNDVGNAIAPLAAIVYINQTGQVPSDGITVPLWILVLGGVGIVGGLAVWGEKVIATIGENIIALQPSSGFCAELATATTILLASRMGLPVSTSHALVGGVVGIGLVQSLNSVKFQTLQGIATAWLVTVPVSAVLSAAIFSIARIFSF comes from the coding sequence ATGGAAATATCACTGACGTTGCCGATAGTTGCCCTATTAGCCTTTTATGTAGCCTGGAATCTGGGAGCTAACGATGTCGCTAATGCGATGGGAACTTCTGTTGGTTCCAAAGCTATTAGTCTGAAGCAGGCGATCATCATAGCCGGGGTGTTGGAGTTTACTGGCGCTGTCTTGTTTGGACATGAAGTAACGGAAACCCTAGCAACGAAGGTTGCAAACCCTAACTTATTTGCGGACACACCCCAAGTTTTAGTGATTGGGATGATGACCGTCCTTATTTCCTGTGGTGTATGGTTGCAAATAGCCACCTCTCGTGGTTTACCTGTATCTTCTTCTCATGCGGTTGTAGGTGCGATCGCCGGATTTAGTTGGGTGGCTTTGGGAGTAAATGCCATTGATTGGTCATCCATTGGACTAATTACTATCGGTTGGATTTTCACCCCAGTGATTAGTGGAGCGATCGCCGCTTTATTCTATAGTCAAATTAAACACTGGATTTTAGAACAACCAAACCAAATATCCCAACTCAAAGAGTGGATTCCCTGGTTAAGTGCAGTTCTTCTAGGAGTATTTGGTGTAATTGTCCTCCCTTCTCTCACTCAACCCCTAACCAATTTCTTCGTCAACCAATTCGGTGTCAACATCCCCCCCCACGATATCCCACTCATCACAGGTGCATTCGCCGCAGTAGCACTAACGCTAATCAGTTGGCGACAGCTAGAGGAGGCAGGGGGCAGGGGGCAGGGGGTATGGGAAGCAGGGGGCAGGGGGCAGGGGGCAGGGGGAGAACTGACCGCAGGATTTTTGCTCAGTCCCCAATCCCCAATCCCCAGTACCCAATCCCCAATCCCCAATCCCCAATCCCCAGCCCCCAATCCCATCGAAAGTATATTCGCCCGCTTCCAAGTCCTGAGTGCTTGCTTTGTCGCGTTTGCACATGGTTCTAATGATGTGGGGAATGCGATCGCTCCTTTGGCGGCGATCGTTTATATCAATCAAACAGGTCAAGTCCCTAGTGATGGGATCACTGTTCCCTTGTGGATTTTAGTTCTGGGTGGTGTGGGGATTGTTGGTGGTTTAGCTGTTTGGGGTGAAAAAGTTATTGCCACAATCGGCGAAAACATTATTGCCTTACAACCCAGTAGTGGATTTTGTGCGGAACTAGCAACCGCCACCACTATCTTACTTGCATCCCGCATGGGTTTACCCGTCTCCACATCTCACGCCCTTGTGGGTGGCGTAGTGGGTATAGGACTAGTGCAGAGTCTCAATTCAGTTAAGTTCCAAACTCTCCAAGGTATTGCTACCGCTTGGCTAGTGACAGTACCCGTAAGTGCAGTCCTGAGTGCTGCCATCTTTAGCATTGCTCGGATTTTCTCTTTTTAA
- the sepJ gene encoding septal junction formation protein SepJ (SepJ is involved in filament integrity and heterocyst development): MGRFEKRPDNDPRVRGELSRAAETALWAVVEDLESLQQNVLRSFQEEIKKLQTEKDRLTDEVQQLIEEKEHLQEVRRITEQQVLIRQLSEALAKHICSQLQSSLAKIANQTESQIAALKSAQSIGPAIENNEQVEKMLGSLDDNLTIAFNSLQQELKNYQSNLSQQLSRMYNQQQQGETIVEELIDRLRGELTRAIQETSPAKAQLSPPTVLQPSELQPPSSPAVVNLSPPTVLQFPEQQSPNPSQTSTPVEETSTTKPSVSITPPEKSTPVPIVPPPQETRPEPQSVIPKVSPDSETKLQSTQEKAAEPSSVINRELSASAAKSPPTPEKPPEPISTSKTKFSPSSEKPPEPVSTSKTKFSPSSEKPPEPVSVLSPDSSASKASSPPPASVVRRGSTPSSSRSRKSSNLSPVQVGFLLVVLSTVMTALYNVVLKGMFYKTSQLSAMLEVAGLISPTLGNIMLILTLRLMVVVPLMILLAPMMYPQVWQDLQNLKQSLGNNQSGSRSQPKRVVQLMFASGCFLFLSQVLIYLAIGQVPTGVAIALFFVYPLINGVLSWLLFRDRPGVFRASAIGSIFCGEVLVFAGATSTGIGTTPLGSITAILAGAAFACYLILTRVCAAKVHPVSLSLINFVTMLGLSFIFLMIPLPENWSLVVDPSKLLEIVLSAFILGALTLLSYVFSHIGINKLGGLRSAIISASVPILTVIFAGLVLQETLNIAQIFGVLFVTFGAIAFGIGKIQNPNKPSNAEG; the protein is encoded by the coding sequence ATGGGGCGATTTGAGAAGCGACCAGACAACGACCCGCGAGTCCGAGGCGAGTTATCCAGGGCAGCAGAAACAGCTCTATGGGCTGTTGTGGAAGATTTAGAAAGTCTACAGCAGAATGTCCTCAGATCATTTCAGGAAGAAATCAAAAAACTACAGACAGAAAAAGACCGTCTAACAGATGAAGTTCAGCAGCTAATTGAAGAAAAAGAACATTTACAAGAGGTACGGCGGATTACAGAGCAGCAAGTATTAATCCGTCAATTGTCAGAAGCTTTAGCCAAGCACATCTGTTCTCAACTGCAATCATCACTAGCGAAAATAGCCAACCAAACAGAGAGCCAAATAGCTGCTCTCAAGTCAGCCCAAAGCATCGGCCCTGCTATTGAGAACAACGAGCAGGTAGAAAAAATGCTGGGTAGTCTAGACGATAACTTAACGATCGCCTTTAATTCTCTCCAACAAGAACTCAAAAACTACCAAAGTAATCTCTCCCAGCAGTTGTCTCGAATGTATAACCAGCAGCAGCAAGGAGAAACAATTGTAGAAGAGTTGATTGATCGTCTACGTGGGGAACTGACAAGAGCTATCCAAGAAACATCACCAGCAAAAGCCCAGTTATCCCCGCCAACGGTGTTGCAGCCTTCAGAACTACAACCCCCTAGCTCTCCGGCAGTAGTGAATTTATCACCACCTACGGTATTGCAATTTCCCGAACAACAATCGCCAAATCCTTCACAAACATCTACACCAGTAGAGGAAACTAGCACTACCAAGCCATCGGTTAGTATTACTCCTCCTGAGAAATCAACACCAGTACCCATAGTTCCACCACCCCAGGAAACACGCCCTGAACCACAGTCTGTGATCCCCAAAGTGTCACCAGACAGCGAGACGAAATTACAATCAACTCAGGAAAAAGCTGCTGAACCCAGTTCTGTAATTAATAGAGAATTATCTGCGAGTGCGGCTAAATCTCCACCAACTCCAGAAAAACCCCCTGAGCCAATTTCTACAAGTAAAACGAAGTTCTCACCCTCCTCAGAAAAACCCCCTGAGCCAGTTTCTACAAGTAAAACGAAGTTCTCACCCTCCTCAGAAAAACCTCCTGAGCCAGTTTCTGTACTCAGTCCAGATTCATCGGCAAGTAAAGCCTCATCTCCTCCACCTGCATCGGTAGTCAGACGGGGATCAACACCTTCCTCATCAAGATCACGTAAATCATCAAATTTGTCCCCAGTCCAGGTGGGTTTCTTGTTGGTTGTGTTGTCCACCGTGATGACAGCGTTATACAACGTAGTCCTGAAAGGGATGTTTTATAAAACTTCTCAACTCTCCGCCATGCTGGAAGTCGCGGGGTTAATCTCGCCGACGTTGGGAAATATTATGTTAATTCTGACTTTGCGATTGATGGTGGTTGTACCACTAATGATACTTTTAGCACCTATGATGTATCCGCAAGTGTGGCAGGATCTGCAAAACCTTAAGCAATCATTAGGCAATAATCAGTCTGGAAGTCGTTCTCAGCCAAAGAGAGTTGTCCAGTTAATGTTTGCTAGTGGCTGCTTTTTGTTTTTATCGCAAGTTCTGATTTATCTGGCCATTGGTCAAGTTCCCACCGGAGTGGCGATCGCCCTTTTCTTTGTCTATCCACTGATTAACGGGGTGTTATCCTGGCTCCTGTTCCGCGATCGCCCCGGTGTATTCCGTGCTAGTGCGATCGGCTCTATTTTCTGTGGTGAGGTGTTAGTTTTTGCGGGAGCAACCAGCACTGGTATAGGAACTACTCCCCTTGGTAGCATCACTGCAATTCTCGCTGGTGCAGCCTTTGCTTGTTACCTGATACTGACGCGCGTATGTGCTGCTAAAGTCCATCCAGTATCTTTGTCTTTGATTAACTTCGTCACCATGTTGGGTTTGAGTTTTATCTTCTTGATGATACCCTTACCAGAAAACTGGAGCTTAGTTGTTGACCCTTCTAAGTTACTGGAAATTGTGTTAAGTGCTTTTATTTTGGGTGCTTTAACTCTATTGAGCTATGTATTCAGCCATATTGGGATCAATAAATTGGGTGGGTTGCGGTCAGCTATTATTAGTGCAAGCGTACCTATTTTGACAGTAATTTTTGCTGGTTTGGTACTTCAAGAAACTTTAAACATTGCCCAGATATTCGGAGTTTTATTTGTAACTTTTGGGGCAATTGCTTTTGGTATTGGCAAAATACAAAATCCCAACAAACCCTCCAATGCAGAAGGTTAA
- the hetR gene encoding heterocyst differentiation master regulator HetR — MSNDIDLIKRLGPSAMDQIMLYLAFSAMRTSGHRHGAFLDAAATAAKCAIYMTYLEQGQNLRMTGHLHHLEPKRVKIIVEEVRQALMEGKLLKTLGSQEPRYLIQFPYVWMEQYPWIPGRSRIPGTSLTSEEKRQIEHKLPSNLPDAQLVTSFEFLELIEFLHKRSQEDLPPEHRMELSEALAEHIKRRLLYSGTVTRIDSPWGMPFYALTRPFYAPADDQERTYIMVEDTARYFRMMKDWAEKRPNAMRALEELDVPPERWDEAMQELDEIIRTWADKYHQVGGIPMILQMVFGRKED; from the coding sequence ATGAGTAACGACATCGATCTGATCAAGCGTCTTGGCCCCAGTGCAATGGATCAGATCATGCTATATCTGGCTTTTAGCGCCATGAGGACGAGCGGGCATAGGCATGGAGCATTCTTAGATGCAGCAGCAACGGCGGCTAAGTGTGCCATTTACATGACTTATCTAGAGCAAGGACAAAACCTCCGGATGACCGGACATTTGCACCACCTAGAGCCAAAACGGGTCAAAATCATCGTAGAGGAAGTGAGACAAGCCCTAATGGAGGGCAAATTGCTCAAAACCTTAGGTTCTCAGGAACCTCGGTATTTGATTCAGTTTCCCTACGTCTGGATGGAACAGTACCCTTGGATACCTGGGCGATCGCGCATTCCCGGTACAAGCCTCACAAGTGAAGAAAAAAGACAAATTGAGCATAAGCTACCTAGCAATCTTCCCGACGCTCAGTTAGTTACTTCCTTTGAGTTTTTGGAGTTGATCGAATTTCTCCATAAGCGATCGCAAGAGGATTTGCCCCCAGAACACCGCATGGAGTTAAGCGAAGCCCTAGCAGAGCATATCAAGCGTCGTCTGCTCTACTCAGGCACGGTGACAAGAATTGATTCTCCTTGGGGAATGCCCTTCTATGCCTTGACTCGTCCCTTCTATGCCCCAGCAGACGACCAAGAACGGACTTATATTATGGTGGAAGATACTGCTAGGTATTTCCGCATGATGAAAGACTGGGCAGAAAAGCGACCAAATGCTATGCGAGCCTTAGAAGAACTAGATGTGCCACCAGAGCGCTGGGATGAAGCAATGCAGGAATTGGATGAAATTATCCGTACCTGGGCTGATAAATATCACCAAGTAGGTGGTATCCCCATGATTCTGCAAATGGTGTTTGGTAGAAAAGAAGATTAA
- a CDS encoding LL-diaminopimelate aminotransferase: MTNMQFSQRLQPLQSNVFADMDKAKALALAAGKELIDLSLGSSDLPAEAHVIEAIAKSLYDPSTHGYLLFNGTRDFRQAAANWYEQKFGVKVDPETEVLPLIGSQEGTAHLPLALLNPGDFALLLDPGYPSHAGGVYLASGQIYPMPLKAENDFLPVFTDIPTDVLARSRMMVLSYPHNPTAAIAPLSFFKEAVAFCQEHNIALVHDFPYVDMVFEDSSNWDQNLSQSPIPNHRSLVPSILQADPDKSVSIEFFTLSKSYNMGGFRIGYAIGNAQMIQALRQIKAAVDFNQYRGILNGAIAALTGPQAGVEAAVSTFRQRRDAFIHALHHIGWYVPTPKATMYIWAKLPSSWSQNSIEFCTQLVKQTGVAASPGAGFGKSGEGYVRFALVHEPSILRTAVERISNFL; this comes from the coding sequence ATGACTAATATGCAATTCTCACAGCGTTTACAACCTCTGCAATCTAATGTCTTTGCTGATATGGATAAGGCTAAGGCCTTGGCGTTAGCAGCAGGGAAAGAGTTAATTGATTTATCTTTGGGATCTTCGGATTTGCCAGCTGAAGCTCATGTGATTGAAGCGATCGCTAAATCTTTATATGATCCCAGTACCCACGGCTACTTGCTTTTTAATGGGACAAGGGATTTTCGCCAAGCCGCAGCTAACTGGTATGAACAAAAATTTGGGGTCAAAGTCGATCCCGAAACAGAAGTACTGCCTTTAATTGGTTCCCAGGAAGGTACTGCTCATTTACCTTTGGCATTGCTCAATCCTGGGGATTTTGCTTTACTACTTGATCCCGGCTACCCTTCCCATGCTGGGGGAGTTTACTTAGCTAGTGGGCAAATTTACCCAATGCCATTAAAGGCAGAAAACGATTTTTTACCTGTGTTTACTGATATCCCGACGGATGTCTTGGCTCGGTCGCGGATGATGGTATTAAGCTATCCTCACAATCCCACAGCAGCGATCGCACCTTTATCTTTCTTTAAGGAAGCCGTGGCTTTTTGTCAGGAACATAACATTGCATTGGTGCATGATTTTCCCTATGTGGATATGGTTTTTGAGGATTCTAGTAATTGGGATCAAAATCTTTCCCAATCCCCAATCCCTAATCACCGATCCCTAGTACCTTCAATTCTCCAAGCTGACCCAGATAAAAGTGTTTCTATTGAATTTTTCACTCTTTCTAAGTCCTACAATATGGGTGGCTTTCGCATTGGCTATGCCATTGGTAATGCCCAGATGATTCAGGCTTTACGCCAAATCAAAGCGGCAGTTGATTTTAATCAATATCGAGGAATTTTAAATGGAGCGATCGCAGCTCTGACTGGTCCGCAAGCAGGTGTAGAAGCTGCTGTGTCAACATTTCGCCAACGTCGTGATGCTTTTATTCATGCTCTACACCACATCGGTTGGTATGTTCCCACTCCCAAAGCCACTATGTATATCTGGGCAAAATTACCATCCTCGTGGAGTCAAAATTCCATAGAATTTTGTACACAGTTAGTCAAACAAACCGGTGTAGCGGCTTCTCCTGGTGCTGGCTTTGGCAAATCTGGTGAAGGATATGTGCGCTTTGCCCTAGTCCATGAACCATCTATATTAAGAACTGCCGTTGAACGAATTAGTAATTTTCTCTAA
- a CDS encoding thioredoxin family protein produces MSKGVITITDAEFESEVLKAEQPVLVYFWASWCGPCQLMSPLINLAANTYSDRLKVVKLEIDPNPTTVKKYKVEGVPALRLVKGEQLLDSTEGVISKDKLLSFLDTHLNNN; encoded by the coding sequence ATGAGTAAGGGTGTAATCACCATAACTGATGCTGAGTTTGAAAGCGAAGTGTTGAAAGCCGAGCAGCCTGTATTAGTTTATTTCTGGGCTTCTTGGTGCGGGCCGTGCCAGTTGATGTCACCACTGATCAATTTAGCGGCTAATACCTACAGCGATCGCTTGAAAGTTGTCAAACTGGAAATTGATCCCAATCCCACAACTGTCAAAAAATACAAGGTAGAAGGCGTACCAGCCCTCAGATTAGTAAAAGGAGAACAGCTATTAGACTCTACCGAAGGAGTGATTAGTAAAGATAAATTGCTCAGTTTCCTAGATACGCATTTAAATAATAATTAG
- a CDS encoding PspA/IM30 family protein: MGLFDRIKRVVSANLNDLVNKAEDPEKMLEQAILEMQEDLVQLRQGVAQAIAAQKRTEKQYTDAQNEINKWQRNAQLALQKGDENLARQALERKKTYTETSTALKTSLDQQSTQVETLKRNLIQLESKISEAKTKKEMLKARITTAKAQEQLEGMVRGMNSSSAMAAFERMEEKVLMQEARAQSAAELAGADLETQFARLESSSDVDDELAALKASLAPAPEQNLLPPQQQEQQSTAPKSKEVVDSELDALRKQLDQL, from the coding sequence ATGGGATTATTTGATCGCATTAAGCGAGTAGTCAGTGCTAACCTCAACGATTTAGTCAATAAGGCCGAAGATCCAGAAAAGATGCTGGAGCAAGCCATCCTCGAAATGCAGGAAGACTTGGTACAGCTACGTCAAGGGGTGGCTCAAGCGATCGCTGCCCAAAAACGTACAGAGAAACAATATACTGATGCCCAAAATGAAATTAATAAGTGGCAACGCAATGCCCAATTAGCATTGCAAAAAGGTGATGAAAACTTAGCCAGACAAGCCCTAGAGCGGAAAAAGACTTATACCGAAACCAGCACAGCCCTAAAAACTAGCCTAGATCAACAAAGTACTCAAGTTGAAACCCTCAAGCGCAATTTAATCCAGCTAGAGAGCAAGATTTCTGAAGCCAAAACCAAAAAAGAAATGCTCAAGGCTCGGATTACCACTGCCAAAGCCCAAGAGCAACTGGAAGGGATGGTACGTGGTATGAATAGCAGCAGTGCTATGGCTGCCTTTGAGCGCATGGAAGAAAAAGTGCTGATGCAGGAAGCCCGCGCTCAATCAGCAGCAGAGTTAGCTGGAGCAGACTTAGAAACCCAATTTGCCCGTTTAGAATCTAGCAGCGATGTTGATGATGAATTGGCAGCTTTGAAAGCCTCCTTAGCTCCTGCACCTGAGCAAAACCTACTACCCCCACAACAACAGGAACAGCAATCCACTGCGCCTAAATCTAAAGAGGTTGTTGACTCTGAATTGGATGCCCTACGCAAACAATTGGATCAGTTGTAA
- a CDS encoding PspA/IM30 family protein, with protein MELIKRIQRVISANFNSVVASKEDPEKILEQAVMEMQENLLRLRQGVAQAIATQKRTERQAASAQSTAEEWYRRAQLALQQGNELLAREALTKRQSYVDAAKTFSSQIGEQIEIVDRLKKDMRSLELKIAEAKTKKDMYIARARSAEASYKLQEMLSGGSATSSLNAFERMEEKVLQIEAKSELITQMGSDDLQKQFDSLEAANDVDSQLAAMKTQALSEGENTPQQQLPQGENY; from the coding sequence ATGGAATTGATTAAGCGTATCCAAAGGGTGATCAGCGCTAACTTCAATAGCGTGGTGGCCAGTAAAGAAGATCCAGAAAAAATTCTGGAACAAGCTGTCATGGAAATGCAGGAGAACTTACTGCGATTGCGACAGGGAGTAGCACAGGCGATCGCCACCCAAAAACGTACTGAACGCCAAGCCGCATCTGCCCAGTCCACCGCAGAAGAATGGTATCGTCGCGCTCAACTAGCACTACAACAAGGTAATGAACTTCTGGCGAGAGAAGCCTTGACCAAGCGCCAGTCTTATGTAGATGCGGCTAAGACCTTCTCAAGCCAAATAGGGGAGCAAATCGAGATAGTAGATAGACTGAAAAAAGATATGCGGTCACTAGAGTTAAAAATTGCCGAGGCGAAGACTAAAAAAGATATGTATATCGCTCGCGCTCGCTCAGCAGAAGCATCCTACAAACTTCAGGAAATGTTAAGTGGAGGTTCAGCCACTAGCAGCTTGAATGCTTTTGAGCGGATGGAGGAAAAAGTTTTGCAAATAGAAGCAAAATCAGAACTCATAACTCAAATGGGTAGTGACGACTTGCAAAAACAATTCGATTCTCTAGAAGCGGCTAACGATGTTGATAGCCAACTAGCAGCAATGAAAACACAAGCCTTAAGCGAGGGAGAAAATACTCCTCAGCAGCAACTACCTCAAGGCGAAAACTATTAA
- a CDS encoding DUF721 domain-containing protein has product MSFKSVNDILGVLEKQAKWQQQPFQQVCQFWAEVVGSAIAAQTQPLSLQRDVLRVATSSAAWAQNLTFSRQTLLLKLNQKLSTPIVDLRFSTAGWQRHPQKEKPHSIGLHSQHPSYLGDVNEDQGQVTAVNQDVNQVFGHWAKTRQRRLQNLPLCPQCQCPTPPGELQRWGVCGFCSVKQLPKNM; this is encoded by the coding sequence ATGTCTTTTAAATCCGTTAATGATATTTTAGGTGTTCTAGAAAAGCAGGCGAAATGGCAACAACAACCATTTCAGCAAGTATGCCAGTTTTGGGCAGAAGTTGTAGGCAGCGCCATTGCCGCCCAAACTCAACCTTTATCACTACAGCGTGATGTTTTACGCGTAGCAACTTCTAGTGCCGCTTGGGCGCAAAATTTGACATTTAGTCGTCAAACGTTACTTTTAAAGTTAAATCAAAAGTTATCTACCCCTATTGTAGATTTGCGTTTTTCTACTGCTGGTTGGCAACGCCATCCACAAAAGGAAAAACCCCACTCAATAGGGTTACATAGCCAACATCCCAGTTATTTGGGTGATGTCAATGAAGACCAGGGTCAAGTAACAGCAGTTAATCAAGATGTGAATCAGGTTTTTGGTCATTGGGCCAAGACAAGGCAGAGGCGATTGCAAAATTTACCCCTTTGTCCTCAATGTCAATGCCCTACACCACCAGGCGAACTCCAGCGTTGGGGGGTTTGTGGGTTTTGTAGCGTTAAGCAGTTGCCCAAAAATATGTAA
- the menB gene encoding 1,4-dihydroxy-2-naphthoyl-CoA synthase, whose product MQIDWQSTKTYEDILYHKADGMAKITINRPHKRNAFRPKTVFELYDAFCDAREDTNIGVVLFTGAGPHTDGKYAFCSGGDQSVRGQAGYVDDAGIPRLNVLDLQRLIRSMPKVVIALVAGYAIGGGHVLHLICDLTIAADNAIFGQTGPKVGSFDGGFGASYLARIVGQKKAREIWFLCRQYDAQQALEMGLVNCVVPIEQLEAEGIKWAGEILEKSPIAIRCLKAAFNADCDGQAGLQELAGNATLLYYMTEEGAEGKQAFLEKRPPNFRDFPWLP is encoded by the coding sequence ATGCAAATCGACTGGCAATCTACCAAAACCTACGAAGATATCCTTTATCACAAAGCTGATGGTATGGCTAAAATTACCATCAACCGTCCGCACAAACGCAATGCTTTTCGCCCCAAAACTGTTTTTGAACTGTATGACGCGTTCTGTGATGCTCGTGAAGATACTAATATTGGCGTAGTTCTATTTACTGGTGCTGGTCCCCATACTGATGGCAAATATGCCTTCTGTTCTGGTGGAGACCAAAGCGTGCGAGGGCAAGCTGGCTATGTGGATGATGCTGGCATTCCTCGCTTAAATGTGCTGGATTTACAACGCCTGATTCGTTCCATGCCAAAGGTGGTAATTGCTTTGGTTGCTGGATATGCGATCGGTGGTGGACACGTCCTACACTTGATTTGTGACCTTACCATTGCTGCTGATAATGCTATTTTTGGTCAGACTGGCCCGAAAGTGGGCAGTTTTGATGGTGGTTTTGGCGCTAGCTATCTTGCGCGCATTGTTGGACAGAAAAAAGCACGAGAAATTTGGTTTCTCTGTCGTCAATATGATGCCCAACAAGCTTTAGAAATGGGTTTAGTAAATTGCGTTGTGCCGATAGAGCAACTAGAAGCAGAAGGAATTAAATGGGCTGGAGAAATTCTAGAAAAAAGCCCTATTGCCATTCGCTGTCTCAAAGCAGCATTTAATGCTGATTGTGATGGACAAGCTGGTTTACAAGAACTAGCTGGTAATGCCACCTTACTTTATTACATGACAGAAGAAGGTGCTGAAGGTAAACAAGCTTTTTTAGAAAAACGTCCACCAAATTTTCGAGATTTTCCTTGGCTACCGTGA
- a CDS encoding Rpn family recombination-promoting nuclease/putative transposase, whose product MRRDSIFYKLFKQFPGLLFELLDQPPPQADGYQFESVEVKETAFRIDGVFLPPANAASKVVFFAEVQFQKDDDLYHRFFSELFLFLYRHTIRYDDWFGVIIYASRSLEPSNTTIHRALLESGQVRRVYLDELGDLRQQPLGLGLMLLTTIPETEAVESARFLLEQAQQQEVDILSSRAIIDLVTTIMVYKFATLSREEIEAMLGLKLEETRVYKEAKQEGRGEGREEGREQEARSLILRQLNKRVGAIPDEQQRQIEVLSLEQLEALAEALLDFSTIADLVGWLQNQATR is encoded by the coding sequence ATGCGACGTGACTCCATCTTTTACAAATTATTCAAGCAATTTCCCGGTTTGCTGTTTGAATTACTAGACCAACCACCCCCACAAGCTGATGGGTATCAGTTTGAATCGGTCGAGGTTAAAGAAACAGCATTTCGGATTGATGGCGTGTTCCTACCCCCCGCCAATGCAGCTTCTAAGGTTGTGTTCTTTGCTGAAGTTCAGTTTCAAAAGGATGACGACCTATATCATCGCTTTTTTAGCGAATTGTTTTTGTTTCTCTATCGCCATACCATTCGTTACGATGACTGGTTTGGGGTCATAATTTATGCCTCGCGCAGCCTGGAACCTTCAAATACAACAATTCATAGAGCATTACTAGAAAGTGGTCAAGTGCGGCGGGTATATCTTGATGAGTTAGGGGATTTGCGACAACAACCCTTAGGATTAGGCTTGATGCTGCTGACAACCATTCCGGAAACAGAAGCAGTAGAATCAGCAAGATTTTTGCTGGAGCAAGCACAACAACAAGAAGTAGACATCTTGTCTTCACGAGCGATAATAGATTTAGTGACGACAATTATGGTCTACAAATTTGCTACCTTAAGTCGAGAGGAAATTGAAGCGATGCTGGGACTAAAGTTGGAAGAAACAAGAGTTTATAAAGAAGCGAAACAAGAAGGACGAGGCGAAGGACGGGAAGAAGGACGGGAACAAGAGGCGCGATCGCTTATTCTCCGACAACTAAACAAACGAGTAGGCGCAATTCCCGATGAACAGCAACGCCAGATTGAGGTTTTATCTCTAGAACAGTTAGAGGCTTTAGCTGAGGCGTTGTTAGATTTCTCGACTATCGCCGATTTGGTAGGGTGGTTGCAAAATCAAGCTACAAGATAA